In Chitinivibrionales bacterium, the following are encoded in one genomic region:
- a CDS encoding sugar transferase, producing the protein MLKEHPSFVKQAIAVIDCGLIFAAFLLSHTIVAQYKSLAELLNYWFMFIGFLGFYLYFAWTRQLFSALQFNSMDHLFGRIFAIFMSAGVLGASILYLMPDRYNSRTLYLVFAAAAFLFIAGEKLVIKQFFSQLRRHNRNISPIILFGRGRQASQMYHDLWTHPERGFRIILKLDLKTTPAHFEDILKKNYVEEVFFSIPRQVTKNGFIIDPYLQICEEMGRPARVFLNILDSTRFASWNYHKFMERPSLISHTVELDPDQLLFKRIFDIAGSLAGIFILALCYPVLALAIKLSSPGPVFFTQMRVGRNGKRFLLYKFRSMTADAEQRKPLLLDKNELSGAVFKMRDDPRVTGIGRFMRRFSLDELPQFLNVFSGDMSLVGTRPPTPDEVSGYQKWHYRRVSIRPGLTGLWQVSGRNKIQDFNEIVQLDLKYIDSWSIWLDIKILFKTLFVIFQRDTAY; encoded by the coding sequence ATGCTCAAGGAACATCCATCATTTGTAAAACAGGCCATCGCGGTGATCGATTGCGGCCTTATTTTCGCCGCTTTTTTACTGTCGCACACCATTGTCGCCCAGTACAAATCGTTGGCCGAGCTGCTCAACTACTGGTTCATGTTCATCGGGTTCCTCGGGTTTTACCTGTATTTCGCGTGGACACGTCAGCTTTTTTCCGCCCTGCAGTTCAACTCAATGGACCATCTGTTCGGCCGCATCTTCGCCATTTTCATGAGCGCGGGCGTGCTCGGCGCTTCAATTTTATACCTGATGCCCGACCGTTACAACAGCCGGACGCTGTATCTTGTCTTTGCGGCCGCAGCGTTTCTCTTCATCGCCGGGGAAAAACTCGTGATCAAACAGTTTTTCTCCCAATTGCGGCGCCATAACCGGAACATCTCGCCCATCATCCTGTTCGGAAGGGGCAGGCAGGCCTCCCAAATGTATCATGACCTCTGGACGCACCCAGAGCGGGGGTTTCGCATCATCTTGAAGCTCGATTTGAAAACGACCCCCGCGCATTTCGAAGACATACTCAAGAAAAACTATGTAGAAGAGGTGTTTTTCTCCATACCCCGCCAGGTGACGAAAAACGGGTTCATCATCGATCCATATCTCCAAATCTGCGAGGAAATGGGCAGGCCCGCCCGTGTTTTCCTCAACATCCTCGACTCAACGCGCTTTGCAAGCTGGAACTATCATAAGTTCATGGAACGCCCCTCACTCATATCGCACACCGTGGAGCTCGATCCCGATCAGCTGCTCTTCAAGCGCATTTTCGATATCGCGGGCTCGCTCGCCGGCATTTTCATCCTGGCGTTATGTTACCCGGTCCTCGCCCTCGCCATCAAGCTTTCCTCGCCGGGCCCCGTGTTCTTCACCCAGATGCGCGTAGGCCGCAACGGGAAACGGTTCCTCCTTTACAAATTCCGTTCCATGACCGCGGACGCGGAACAGCGGAAGCCGCTGCTTCTTGACAAAAACGAACTTTCCGGCGCCGTCTTCAAGATGCGCGACGACCCTCGCGTCACCGGCATCGGCCGGTTCATGCGCCGGTTTTCGCTCGATGAATTGCCGCAATTCCTCAATGTATTCAGCGGCGACATGTCGCTCGTGGGCACGCGGCCTCCCACGCCCGACGAAGTGAGCGGTTATCAGAAGTGGCATTACCGTAGGGTGAGCATCCGGCCGGGCCTCACGGGCCTGTGGCAGGTGAGCGGCCGCAACAAGATTCAGGACTTCAACGAGATAGTCCAGCTCGACCTCAAATACATCGACTCGTGGAGCATTTGGCTCGACATTAAAATATTATTCAAGACATTATTTGTGATTTTTCAGAGGGACACGGCATATTGA
- a CDS encoding dephospho-CoA kinase, with translation MPHHNTAPVRIGIAGYMGSGKSVCAGMCAELTGMRIIDADAEAKLLMKNDSRIREELAGVFGPSVDKRGTIDFAALGVTAFASAAAMQNLNTIVHPRLVRRLRDCVFDRPGPSILDAALISLWRIEDWFDCCMWVDAPAPLRLARIAAKTGLPEPQLRQRMLVQEELVARPSGVKWIFIVNAGTREALQSSVERFVNSREFLKR, from the coding sequence ATGCCGCACCATAACACCGCCCCGGTCCGCATCGGCATCGCGGGATACATGGGGTCTGGCAAGTCCGTCTGCGCCGGAATGTGCGCGGAACTCACCGGTATGCGGATCATCGACGCGGATGCTGAAGCCAAGCTGCTCATGAAAAACGATTCCCGCATCAGGGAGGAGCTTGCGGGCGTGTTCGGGCCGTCGGTTGACAAAAGAGGCACCATCGACTTTGCCGCGCTCGGTGTGACGGCGTTTGCGTCCGCCGCGGCCATGCAAAACCTCAATACCATCGTGCACCCGCGGCTCGTACGGCGGTTGCGGGATTGCGTTTTTGACCGGCCGGGGCCGAGCATTCTCGATGCGGCGCTCATTTCCCTGTGGCGTATTGAAGACTGGTTCGATTGCTGCATGTGGGTCGATGCGCCGGCGCCACTGCGCCTTGCGCGCATCGCCGCCAAAACCGGCTTGCCCGAGCCGCAGCTGCGGCAACGGATGCTTGTGCAGGAGGAGCTTGTTGCGCGACCGTCCGGCGTAAAATGGATTTTCATCGTCAATGCCGGCACCAGGGAGGCACTGCAAAGCAGTGTGGAACGGTTTGTCAATTCCCGGGAATTTTTAAAGCGGTAG
- a CDS encoding SpoIIE family protein phosphatase yields MKKSEKNTALTAAASGAGTNAAEQRDEELELARKVQTALVPRRLPTVDGVELSSLYLPSRQLGGDIFDVVQLSNDLLAVVIFDVASSGVPAALLASLAKVSFANHLRLVTSPRAVIERVNEELVRTVAVDCFITALVAYLDLHDNRLTYCNAAHPYPIIYRRAGGALEPMKSTGVCMGLFENGPFEEKSLYLSSGDWLLFFTDGIYSLFSGMNDLAGRKILEAEMLKAVKTDSPRQFTRQLETLYQSAQIRGAFGDDITVLALELLTQSRKNLLKEKLGFRENDSVYLQFISYFEDMDRATSIILSAMDSLGYADDIIRKMKIMLTELFANAIYHGNKGDHSKKVVVGHTIDKNKIVVSIMDEGEGFDPAKVPDPTLPENLIKDCGRGIYIVRNYADSVVFNQKGNRVTITKNHAAP; encoded by the coding sequence ATGAAAAAGTCCGAAAAAAACACCGCTTTGACCGCGGCCGCATCAGGTGCCGGTACTAACGCTGCCGAGCAACGAGATGAAGAGCTTGAGCTCGCGCGCAAGGTCCAGACCGCCTTGGTACCCCGTCGCCTGCCCACGGTGGACGGCGTCGAGCTTTCGTCCCTTTATCTTCCCTCCCGGCAGCTCGGCGGCGATATCTTTGACGTGGTACAGCTCAGTAACGACCTCCTTGCCGTCGTCATTTTCGACGTCGCGAGCAGCGGCGTTCCGGCGGCACTGCTCGCGTCCCTGGCAAAAGTCTCTTTTGCCAACCACCTGCGGCTCGTCACCTCGCCGCGCGCCGTCATCGAGCGGGTGAACGAGGAACTGGTCCGTACGGTCGCGGTGGACTGTTTCATCACCGCGCTCGTTGCCTATCTTGATCTGCACGACAACAGGCTCACCTATTGCAACGCGGCCCACCCGTATCCCATCATCTACCGCAGGGCCGGCGGCGCACTCGAGCCGATGAAATCCACGGGCGTGTGCATGGGCCTGTTCGAAAACGGCCCGTTCGAAGAGAAAAGTCTTTACCTTAGTTCGGGCGACTGGCTGCTGTTCTTTACCGACGGGATTTACAGTTTGTTTTCCGGAATGAACGACCTAGCGGGCCGCAAGATCCTCGAGGCAGAAATGCTCAAGGCAGTGAAAACAGATTCGCCGCGCCAGTTTACCCGGCAACTCGAAACACTGTACCAATCGGCACAAATCCGAGGCGCCTTCGGAGACGACATTACGGTGCTTGCCTTAGAATTGCTCACGCAGTCGCGCAAGAACCTGCTCAAGGAAAAACTCGGGTTCAGGGAGAACGACTCCGTGTACCTGCAGTTCATCAGCTATTTCGAGGACATGGACCGGGCAACCTCCATCATTCTGAGCGCCATGGATTCGCTCGGCTACGCCGATGACATCATCAGAAAGATGAAAATCATGCTCACCGAGCTGTTCGCAAATGCCATCTACCACGGCAACAAGGGGGACCATTCCAAGAAGGTCGTGGTGGGACATACGATAGATAAAAACAAGATCGTCGTCTCGATCATGGACGAAGGGGAGGGGTTCGACCCCGCGAAGGTCCCCGACCCAACCCTGCCCGAGAACCTCATCAAGGACTGCGGCCGTGGCATTTACATAGTGAGAAACTACGCCGACAGCGTCGTTTTCAACCAGAAAGGCAACCGGGTGACCATCACCAAAAATCATGCCGCACCATAA
- a CDS encoding potassium transporter Kup — protein MTVGIVIAALGVVYGDIGTSPLYGLRICFDGPRALPVTSENVLGLLSLIFWSLLVLITIKYLLIVLRADNNGEGGVLALMTLLIKASKKTAAAGGAVLILGLFGASLLYGDALITPVISVLSAVEGLTTPLPRLGFLVVPISLVILVLLFWFQRHGSGTIGKVFGPVMFLWFAVIGILGLFSLSANPVVLTAVNPGYAIPFFMHNRLHGFFTLGTVFLVLTGGEALYADIGHFGKSPIRAGWFYIVFPALVLNYFGQGAFLLRNPTLTDNLFYRIAPEWALIPLVVLATAATVIASQACISGVFSLARQSVQLGFFPRLAIIHTSNIQIGQVYVPVMNGLLCAGTIILVLVFLKSDNLAGAYGVAVSTTMLFTTVMLFFAMRRLWKWNLFASCGIAAVFLFFDFSFFSANFMKIPDGGWISLVVAFGTYVVMMIWSRGRRMLRGQITTAAISMKDFIADVVAQKPIRVPGISVFLAGSPSGVPRTLLHNFKHNKILHDKVVILTVITKDIPRVKDEDRFKVDDLGDGFYWLTVYYGFSETPDIPAALSRAQLPGLAFEPMDTTYFLGRETLLSSSKAGPLRGWSKGVFAFLSRNACDASKFFCIPPNRVIEIGVQIEI, from the coding sequence TTGACCGTCGGTATCGTCATCGCGGCCCTTGGCGTTGTATACGGCGACATCGGCACGAGCCCTTTGTACGGCCTCCGCATCTGCTTTGACGGCCCGCGGGCGCTTCCGGTGACAAGCGAAAACGTCCTCGGCCTGTTGTCGCTCATCTTCTGGTCGCTGCTCGTTCTCATAACCATTAAATACCTGCTGATCGTGCTCAGGGCCGACAATAACGGTGAAGGCGGCGTACTCGCCCTCATGACGCTTCTTATAAAAGCAAGCAAAAAAACGGCTGCCGCCGGCGGCGCTGTTTTAATCCTCGGCCTTTTCGGCGCATCGCTGCTCTACGGCGATGCTCTCATCACACCGGTGATCTCCGTTCTCAGCGCGGTGGAGGGCCTCACGACGCCGCTGCCTCGACTCGGGTTTCTCGTCGTTCCTATTTCACTCGTCATTCTTGTGCTGCTGTTCTGGTTCCAGAGACATGGAAGCGGAACCATCGGCAAGGTTTTCGGTCCTGTCATGTTCTTGTGGTTTGCGGTAATCGGCATACTCGGGTTGTTCTCTTTGTCCGCCAATCCGGTGGTGCTCACTGCGGTAAATCCTGGTTATGCAATACCGTTTTTCATGCACAATCGGCTGCATGGATTTTTCACCCTTGGAACGGTCTTTCTTGTCCTTACAGGCGGAGAGGCGCTCTATGCCGACATCGGGCATTTCGGAAAAAGCCCTATAAGGGCCGGCTGGTTTTACATCGTGTTCCCGGCACTCGTCCTCAACTACTTCGGACAAGGCGCCTTCCTGTTGCGTAACCCGACGCTTACCGACAATCTTTTTTACCGGATCGCGCCTGAGTGGGCGCTTATTCCTCTTGTGGTGCTAGCGACTGCGGCAACTGTTATCGCGTCGCAGGCATGCATTTCGGGTGTCTTTTCTCTTGCGCGGCAGTCGGTACAACTGGGATTTTTTCCTCGTCTGGCGATAATCCATACGTCGAACATCCAGATCGGCCAGGTGTATGTTCCGGTGATGAACGGGCTTCTTTGCGCGGGAACAATTATTCTCGTGCTGGTGTTCCTCAAATCGGACAACCTTGCGGGCGCCTACGGCGTTGCAGTTTCCACCACCATGCTGTTCACCACCGTCATGCTGTTTTTCGCCATGAGGCGCCTCTGGAAATGGAACCTGTTCGCCTCATGCGGCATTGCCGCCGTGTTCCTGTTCTTTGACTTCTCGTTTTTCTCGGCCAATTTTATGAAGATACCCGATGGCGGCTGGATATCCCTCGTCGTAGCTTTCGGCACCTATGTCGTCATGATGATCTGGAGCAGGGGCCGCAGAATGCTTCGCGGCCAAATCACGACCGCCGCCATTTCGATGAAGGATTTCATCGCTGACGTCGTGGCGCAAAAACCGATACGGGTGCCGGGCATTTCGGTTTTCCTTGCGGGGAGCCCTTCCGGCGTGCCCCGGACGCTTTTACACAATTTCAAACACAACAAAATTCTTCATGACAAGGTCGTCATTCTGACCGTGATCACCAAAGATATCCCACGTGTCAAGGACGAGGACCGCTTCAAGGTCGACGATTTGGGAGACGGGTTTTATTGGCTCACCGTGTACTACGGGTTCAGTGAGACTCCCGATATTCCGGCCGCGCTTTCACGGGCGCAGCTGCCAGGCCTGGCGTTCGAACCAATGGACACCACTTATTTTCTGGGACGGGAGACTCTTCTTTCGTCAAGCAAAGCCGGGCCCTTACGCGGCTGGTCTAAGGGTGTGTTCGCGTTTCTTTCCCGCAACGCGTGCGACGCATCAAAATTTTTCTGCATACCGCCGAACAGGGTGATTGAGATTGGGGTTCAGATCGAAATTTAA
- a CDS encoding response regulator, with protein MAGASILIIDDELAIRRLLRLTLSANGYGIIEAPTGKDGIYQAASGRPDAVILDLGLPDMDGRQVLSKIREWSTVPIIILSVRAEENEKVAALEAGADDYVTKPFGTGELIARLAACLRRSSRGKAEIREFRNGNLYVDLVKRIVKNGDAEVKLTATEYTLLLQFIKNAGMVLTHRHLMKELWGPYRSEETQNLRVHMAQLRKKLEIDPASPELFVTESGVGYRMPLLDVLNRRT; from the coding sequence ATGGCTGGCGCCTCGATTCTTATCATCGACGACGAGCTTGCCATCAGGCGGCTGTTGCGGCTCACGCTTTCGGCAAACGGGTATGGCATCATCGAGGCCCCCACGGGAAAAGACGGCATTTATCAGGCAGCGTCGGGTCGGCCCGATGCCGTCATTCTGGATCTCGGCCTGCCCGACATGGATGGGCGACAGGTGCTTTCGAAAATTCGTGAATGGAGCACGGTGCCGATCATCATTCTCTCGGTTCGCGCGGAGGAAAATGAAAAGGTGGCGGCGTTGGAGGCGGGCGCGGACGACTACGTCACCAAGCCGTTCGGCACGGGAGAGCTCATCGCCCGCCTGGCAGCTTGCCTGCGCCGCAGCAGTCGCGGCAAAGCGGAAATACGGGAGTTTCGGAACGGAAATCTTTATGTCGATTTGGTAAAACGCATCGTGAAAAACGGCGACGCGGAAGTAAAGCTCACGGCCACGGAATACACGCTTCTCCTCCAATTCATTAAAAACGCCGGCATGGTGCTCACGCACCGGCACCTTATGAAAGAACTGTGGGGGCCGTACCGCAGCGAAGAGACACAGAATCTGCGCGTTCACATGGCGCAACTGCGAAAGAAGCTGGAAATCGACCCTGCGTCACCGGAACTCTTTGTTACGGAATCAGGAGTGGGCTACCGAATGCCGCTCCTTGATGTCCTCAACCGCCGGACCTAA